CAAATGCAATCAAGGGAAAAGACACAGATGCAGCGTGCCGTCTCTGCTGTTAGGCAGCACAAAATGAAAATTAGGGTCGCTGCACGGGAATTCAATGTTCCACGTAGTACATTATCAGATCATGTACATGGGCGTGTTGGCGAGACACGCACAGGTCCAGTGAGCCTATTAAACGATGAGGAAGAGGGGGCTCATGTGAGTTATCTATTATACATGGCGGATCATGGTTTCCCTATGACACGAAACAGAACCCCTGTTTATATTCGGGAAATCATTAAGCAAGGAGGTTGGTTCGAtcatttatgtttacaatttataagTCTGTAATCTTATTACGAATATTGTGCATGTAATTGAAATTTTTTACCCTTGACTGTTTCATTTACCCCGGACACGTATATTCCTTTATAATTATACGTCTTCATAACACGGTCCCGCCCCTACATCACAGTTATTGttgtattatatgatattatttagATTTACTTTCGAACTAATGTACAGGTAGGACATATCCGTATAGGTGTCAGAGAATGGGCCGTCAGACGAATGGTTCCGAAAATTGTTTGCGCGCCACCCGGAACTTCAGGAACGGACGCCCGAGAGTTTGGATCCGGCACGTTCCTCAATGTCGAGGGAGGATGTCATATACCCATTCTTTGACTTTCTGGACAAAACCCTCACATGGTATGGTGTAAAAGATAAACCGTCACAAGTAAGTTGTTTTATATCGTAAACGGGTCTATATCAACTGACATCAATATGGAATACTTATATGAATTTAGTGAAAATATAAGTTAgttttttaaggttttattttcattaaaagtcttgttaatgtcatttataaaattattttactttaagaaaCATCGGAATTCAATTAAAAACGAAGACAAACCTATTTACTTACTGATAAAATAATTAGTGCATTCAAATCGTAAATTTCATTGCTTGCACACTTATACGTAATTAAGATATTCAACTGTGACAAGACCGGTTGGTCGGGAAAAGAAAAAGCCAAAGAGAAAGTTATTACTGAAAAAAAAGGGAGCACACCATCAGCCGGAAAGTTATGGGCGGTGGAGGAAACCATATAACCGCGCACCTTTGCGTTTGTGCAGATGGGCGGTTTTTCCCTACAATGATTATTTTCAAGGTAATTGTATTCTGTATAAATGCAATGAATTGTTTAAGCACTTAAATATTATTCAAGCTTAAACGCTTACAGATTATgaaattgtaatataatatttgagccttgttctgagaaaactggtcttaacgcatgtgcgtaaagtgtcatcccagataagcatgtgcagtgcGCCTAAAttttattttcggtaaggagggacttccttgaaactaaaaagaccatacaagcggaaagtttcgtccctgattagcctctgcggactgcacaggctaatctgggacgacactttacgcacatgcattaagctcaattttctcagaacacgactcattttaacTCGAATGgaaaaaatatgataatatatcaaccatgtatttttgtttatagtTTTGTACGTAATATACATGCTTTTATGTCATGCCCAAGGTACTTGGTgatacatgtttaaatttgaacaatcATACAGGGTTCATTGCCACACACGCGTTTTACCGACGGCGTGCCAGACACATGGCTCTATGGGAGCAGCTCGACGGGGTATATCGACCATGAGTTGTTTCAAACATGGTTCATGAAAGGATTTCTGCCCCACTGTGGGCGAGCAAGGCCGGTTGTGTTGATCATGGACAATCATGACGCACACATTTCCCTACCAGTTATTCAGGCGGCCAGGGCGAACGATGTTGTGCTGATCGGGTTTCCAGGCCATACCACGCACATCTTGCAGCCGTTGGATGTGAAGGTATCTCAAACTCAATAGCATCCTAGTCAAAAGCCTAAATCgttgaataatttattaacaagGCTAAACAATCAAACTAACATTGTACTCGTATGCATTTAGTCACATAAAACACTTAAGGTAAATGAGGACTTACATaacaagtgttttatttgtataagcattttattgattgatttttaaaacacattttcagaTAATTGGCCCGTTAAAGACAAACATGGCATCACTTGCGTCTGATCTGGGGATCGTTTGCCCGTCCTTGACTATAGGGAAATCCAAATACCCTGTTTTACTGAAGTATGCGATGGACCGCATCACACAGTCTACCATCATAGGGGCTTTTGTCAAAGCTGGTATCGTCCCACTAGACAGGGGAGCCATAGACGAGTCCCAGCTTATACCGGCGATGTTTCCCGCTGTGCAAAATATTAATGGTACAGTTTACCTGCAAGATGATTATCTAAAATAAcgtgtgtttaaaaaaatgatacacACATTGCACACAtcctcatatttatttattagtttttCATATCATGAACATATGCGTTCTTTTTAGATGACAACTCGGCCCAGACATGTAAAGAATGTGGACGTTTCACGGTTAACCCTCTGGTCAAGGCCGGTCTAGTGCCTGAGTCACTTGCTGACATTTTAGTACCACCAGCGTCAAAACCTGCAGCTCAACGAAATAAAAGAAGAATAGTTACCGAGGGACGAGTAATAAGTGGTGACGAAATACTGAAGGAGTTAATGGTAAGGCGTAGGTATTTAATCACCATAATACAACACTATCCAACATTCAGAAGCAGTGCACATTTTGTATGTATCACTGTACATTAACACTTATTTCGTTATAACTGTCTCGTGTCATATCAAATCGTATTACATAAATTTTTCAATGGTTTTCCTCCGATAGGAACGAGAGAAAGCTTCCGCCGAGAAAGACCGTCGAGATGCGCAGCGAGCTTTGGAAGCCGACGAAAGTAAAAGGATGAAAGAGCAGGAAGAAATTGAAAAGATTAAGAGAAAAGAGGAACGTGTTGAAAAGCGATTGGCCAGGGAACAGGAACAGAAGAAAAAAGCGGACGAGAAAATTGATAGAGGGAAACTTGCTAACAAGAAGTTTACGTGTGAAGTCTGTTGTATGAGAGGGAGGGTGTTGGATGAGAGCAAGGGCATTGTGCGGTTCGGGTGTGATGA
This is a stretch of genomic DNA from Dreissena polymorpha isolate Duluth1 chromosome 7, UMN_Dpol_1.0, whole genome shotgun sequence. It encodes these proteins:
- the LOC127840176 gene encoding uncharacterized protein LOC127840176 codes for the protein MGGGGNHITAHLCVCADGRFFPTMIIFKGSLPHTRFTDGVPDTWLYGSSSTGYIDHELFQTWFMKGFLPHCGRARPVVLIMDNHDAHISLPVIQAARANDVVLIGFPGHTTHILQPLDVKIIGPLKTNMASLASDLGIVCPSLTIGKSKYPVLLKYAMDRITQSTIIGAFVKAGIVPLDRGAIDESQLIPAMFPAVQNINDDNSAQTCKECGRFTVNPLVKAGLVPESLADILVPPASKPAAQRNKRRIVTEGRVISGDEILKELMEREKASAEKDRRDAQRALEADESKRMKEQEEIEKIKRKEERVEKRLAREQEQKKKADEKIDRGKLANKKFTCEVCCMRGRVLDESKGIVRFGCDEKVCGKWYHFECLHRSEQEYLRESMEEGESWYCKACKPWLYCEE